The following coding sequences are from one Chloracidobacterium sp. window:
- a CDS encoding RNA polymerase sigma factor translates to MLINLSDEQLVDLAVSENPEAFGEIVRRWERKIFALCFGMLGREDEAHDAAQEAFIAAYRNLKNFRGDAKVSSWLHRIAVNQCLTTKRKARSRSEEFLDDEDGSEDRVFVAAAKYSPANEAEKVERLTLVRAAVGALPGDLRQIVVMKEFEEMTFQEISETLEVPLSTVKSRLYTALKQLKMKLERTPLEVS, encoded by the coding sequence ATGTTGATTAACCTATCGGACGAGCAATTGGTGGATCTGGCAGTTTCGGAGAATCCCGAAGCCTTCGGTGAGATCGTGAGACGTTGGGAGCGTAAGATATTCGCTCTCTGTTTCGGTATGCTCGGTCGCGAGGACGAGGCCCACGATGCCGCCCAAGAGGCATTCATAGCGGCGTACCGAAATCTTAAGAACTTTCGCGGCGACGCCAAGGTTTCCTCGTGGTTGCATCGAATTGCAGTGAACCAGTGCTTGACCACGAAACGAAAGGCGCGTTCGCGAAGTGAGGAATTTTTAGACGACGAAGACGGTTCTGAGGATCGAGTATTTGTCGCAGCGGCAAAGTATTCTCCGGCAAACGAGGCAGAAAAGGTCGAACGCCTAACATTAGTCCGGGCCGCCGTCGGAGCACTGCCGGGCGATCTTCGCCAGATCGTTGTTATGAAGGAATTTGAGGAGATGACCTTCCAGGAAATTTCTGAAACGCTTGAGGTGCCGCTCAGTACGGTTAAAAGCCGGCTTTACACCGCACTCAAGCAGTTAAAGATGAAGTTGGAGAGGACGCCGTTGGAAGTATCGTGA